The region ttttatgattaagCATCTATTCTTCAATATTTCTCCCCTAAATGCTAGAATCAAAATTTTATACTTCAGTGTTGTAAAGTATAACATCAAAAACCACTTATTAGAATATATTTAGTGAAGCTGTGATTTCCATGttacaaaaacaagcaaagtGTCACATCCTTGTAAATCACAAGAAGGAAACACTGTTAAACTGTTcataaggactttttttttctttcttttttttttttttataaatccaTAGTGCCTATAACCTGTGATGTGGATTCACATTTCACAGCCAGAAAGTAGCATGACATTAAAAATACATCGAGACTGGGCACtgtttcacataaaaaaaaaatcacaaacttcAGCTGATACAATAGAATTTCTGAATCCATGCCCTACACACTCACAGATAAAGCTGTGGCTGATACAGACTGTTCAGATTGTACATATGAGAAGGAGAAAAGTCTCTAACGCTGTGTTTAGCATCGCGTTTGTCCCCACTTAATATCTGCTAGACAAATCACAGAGGCCCCCTAGAGGAGAGCAACAGATGATCTCTTTGAAGGTTTTCCTCAGTTCTTGGCTCCGGAGAGCGTAAATCAGAGGGTCGATGACGGAGTTACACATGATGAGGATGAGGTACACGTTAAAGTGGGACATGAAGCACAGACAGTAGGGGTTCTGGGGGCAGGAGATGTAGAATATCAGGTGCAGGAAGAAGGGGGCCCAGCAGACCACAAAGACCCCGATCAGGATGGTCAGCGTGATCGCCCCCTTCATGTTGGCGCCCTGGCGCACGGCGCCGGTGCCTGGCAGGACCGCGATCCTCTTAATGTGGAGTCTGGCCATGAGGAACATGTGGACGTAGAGAGACGCCATGAGAGCCAGCATGGTGAAGAACACGGTGATGAGGCAGATGATCACGGCACTGCTGTCTGAGTAAATGATGAACAGCACGCCCGACACCGTGCAGGCGGCCCAGATGGCGCTGATGATGACCGCCACCCGCCTCACCGTCATGATGTTGTGGTACTGGAGCGCGTAGAAGATGGTGAAGTACCTGTCCACCGCGATCGACAGCAGGCTGCAGATGGAGGCAAGCAAGGAGCTACAGATCACCGAGTCAATGACATTGTCAATATTCACCGTGAAGCTCTGCGCGTCCGTGTCCGTGCTGTTTAGCAGGGTGATGACAATGGTTTCCGACCCGTTGGAAACGCTCACCAGCATGTCAGCCACAGCCAGGCTGCAGATGAAAAAGTACATGGGTGAGTGCAGATTTTTGTTCTTAGCTATGGCCACAATGACCAGAATGTTCTCCAACAAGCTGATGACCCCCAGAGTCACGAACACCTCGGGAGAGACAAAGAGCTGCTCGTAGCACCCCCCGTCCGAGTAGCCTTTTGCCAGGGACTCACTGACATTGGCGGGCAGTCCGTGGGCGCTGCGGTTCCAGGAGTGCAGAGAGGTGTGCATTCCATGGGGCTGGGTGGAGTTCATCCTGGATTCAGGTCCCCTCTGGGCTGATTGAGCCTCCCGGGTCCGGCAGCCTCAGCGACTTTCTCCAGTCTTGACTTGCCCCAGACGAAAGTTAGGCTGCCGAGAGTGGCATGCCTGCTCTGAATAAACGTCCCATGCTCCGGAGCTGGAAAGGGAGTTTTCAGTCTCTTTCAGGTGTGGCTCTGGTCAGCATCACTTGGAACTCTCAGGCTGCAATATGCTCCTTCTCCGTCGAGCCTGCCGCTTGCTTTTTTGTTCTCACTTCCACTTCAACTGTAGTCGGAGGCATGCAGGTCTTTGCAGAATAATTTGCCTGGTGGCTGCGCTAAGGCTGGGAGCCGGCTGTGTGTGCGCATGCTCTGTCAGCTGCCTCGCAGAGGTAGCGGTTTGCAACCTGAAGCTTTGCTTTGAGTGTCAGAAGCTGCTGCTGATTTTTATGgtgtgtgaaggaaaaaaaaaaaaatgctcagagggactcgtcctctgcttccttctgaccAATCCGAGTCCAGTGAGTCTGTGAGACACCCGCGATGGTCCAGAGACGCAAACTGCAGGCAACCCCAATTCAGAGGCAGAAGCCTGTGGAGTCGGGCAGCCACCAGGATGTGAGAGACTAAATTTCCCTCTTCACGTTCTCAAGGAAAGCGACTTGGTTCCCAGAGGACATTCTTTGAGATCTCAACAAGCCATCCTGAGGCACCCAGGTTTATCCTGCTTACAGGAGGGGGTGTATGTTCCTGAGTTAGAGGCACTGCCTTttttgcacagggaactctccctAATGCTCTCTGGTAaccaaaatgggaaggaaatacaaaaagtgggagtatatgtatacatatgtctgatttgctttgctgcacagcaaaaaaccccacaacattgtaaaaagaaacttgactccaataaaaattaaaaaaaaaaagagagaagagatgcaCGGCCTTTTTGGCCAGGACACTGAATTTATTTACCCTCTCAATTTCTTTTAATTGAGAAGAAAGGCAGTCACGCTTCAGTTTGAGACAGCTGACACACAGAATATTTAATAATCCAGGAGACTATGCTGTGGATGCAAGGACTAGATAGACAGTCACAGTTTATACCAGGGCTCAGAAGGAGTTCATTTCTTATGCACTAAGATCAGATATTTCTCCAttgcagaatttctttttatcataactagaaaagttttattttcatctatGACATTTAAAAACCATATAGTACTAATGTAAACAATGATTACTTtgaactcagaaagaaaaagatcaataGCCAGGCAACACTCAAGTTTTTTAAGCATTATTAATGTGTAATTGAAATACAAAACTTACACATATTTAAGGTATACATTTTAATGAGTTTGGACATATGCATGTATCTCCATGATACATCACAGTCAGGGCGCTCAGcatattcatcacctccaaaaaTTTCCttgtattcttttgtgttttccttttatgTGTGTGATAATAACACTTAATGTAAGCTCCATGCAATATGTTTTAAAGTGCACAGTTTTGTACTATTAACTATAAGCATTGTGTTGAGCAGCAGCTCTCTAAAATCTGTTCGTCTTgcataactgaaagtttatacccTTTGGGCAGCAATTCCTTGGCACTGGTCttggcagtgatttcttggaATTGACAGGCAAATTATaggcaacaaaaccaaaaagagacaagtgggattacatcaaactgaaaagttCCTGAACAGctaaggaaataatcaacagCGTGAAAAGACGATctgaagaatgggagaaaatatttgcaagccatcTATCTGATTtggggttaatatacaaaatatgtaaCTGAATAGCCAAAAAGCTAAATAACCCGATTAgcaaaaattagcaaaaaaataggcaaagggcTTGAACAGACATGTCTCCCAAGAAGACCTGGAAATTACCACGAGCTATAAGAAAAGGTATTCAGCAAAACTCATCATCAGGGAAACGCAGATCAAAACTGtgatgaagtatcacctcacacctgtcaggatggcAGTTATCTAAGAAAAGATAGTAAATGTTGGCTAAGATGTGGAGAATCTggaattaagttttttttttttttttgaagacagTCTGTCTACTTCAttggagcttcccagggggctcagtggcaaagaatctgcctgccagtacaggagacacaggttcagtccccgagtcgggaagatcccctggaggaggaaatggcaaccctctccagtgtccttgcctgggaaatcccatggacagaggagcctggtgcatgGAGgagtccacgggttgcaaagagtcaggtgcCACCAAACAACTCTGCATTCAAGACGTAACAGGCAAGCGTGAGCCTGGACGGACAGGCAGCACGTTTCTCCTGATATTTTCCTTGTCTGCTCTGTCACCTCTTTGTTCTCGTGGAAATCAATCCTAACTACGAGAGTGATAACAAGAACTCAGCGTTAGTTTTGGTGTGGAGTTTAGACAATAGCTGTAGGTCCAATCTCAATAAAACAGAGGAAGAAGTAACCTTTGACTTTCTCTGTGTCCCatcttggggcttctcaggtggttcagatggtaaggaatctgcctgccaatgcaggagatgtgggttcaattcccgggttgggaagatcccctggagcaggaaatggcaacccactccagtgttcttacttgggaaatcacatggacagaggaccctggtcgGCTAcaactcatggggttgcaaaagagttaggcATAacttcatgactaaacaacaaacctaCTTCATTAATTGAAGGCTTCTAAATATAACTCACACATTCCTTGGTAACTTAATTTATTCAAGCCAAGATGAGTGAATGCTAGTTATACATCAGAATTTCTGAATGTTTTGAAAGATTGTGAGgaagttatttttcaaatttaaactcCAAGTTATGAAATTTTATATAGCATTTTTTCTTGCCATGACTACTTTTGGTTTTATCTCTGTAGAGTTTGTGACTATTGATAATAAGGGacaataaaaaatacttatttcaaAGTTAAAGTCTGCAGTGACTTAGGTAAGGGCTTTatctttttcccctttggtgacaGAGGGAACGTTAAGTGTGATTCCTTAGCACCGAG is a window of Cervus canadensis isolate Bull #8, Minnesota chromosome 23, ASM1932006v1, whole genome shotgun sequence DNA encoding:
- the MC4R gene encoding melanocortin receptor 4; the protein is MNSTQPHGMHTSLHSWNRSAHGLPANVSESLAKGYSDGGCYEQLFVSPEVFVTLGVISLLENILVIVAIAKNKNLHSPMYFFICSLAVADMLVSVSNGSETIVITLLNSTDTDAQSFTVNIDNVIDSVICSSLLASICSLLSIAVDRYFTIFYALQYHNIMTVRRVAVIISAIWAACTVSGVLFIIYSDSSAVIICLITVFFTMLALMASLYVHMFLMARLHIKRIAVLPGTGAVRQGANMKGAITLTILIGVFVVCWAPFFLHLIFYISCPQNPYCLCFMSHFNVYLILIMCNSVIDPLIYALRSQELRKTFKEIICCSPLGGLCDLSSRY